In Aquimarina spinulae, a single window of DNA contains:
- a CDS encoding sensor histidine kinase yields MDTRLNKSDYLLIGIYLLLIPILLHSYEYYLQGASLRAYLIDFSAGFILIFIFIFLFMYWLIPVYIIKKKRYIHFTFFSLFFMTIIGITGLIAGFWSIEKSWDWNALMVAYRSIPNLITKGLLVSIENVGLPLGLLLTKKFYESQTKLLDIQKQQKESELKFLRSQMEPHFLFNNLNSVVALIDSNTEIAKEYVNRLSLIYRYLIKTKDSEIMELHKEMRLAENYIFLIETRFGKDYNFKITQNTTLSDKFIPTGAMQTLLENVIKHNKPRQQNNIKVTIAINEDLIIVSNTKSDFKTSEESFGTGLVNLNARYKLLSDKEITIINTELEYKISIPIIKLRSES; encoded by the coding sequence ATGGATACACGTCTTAACAAATCAGATTATCTATTAATCGGTATTTATTTACTACTGATACCAATACTATTACATTCGTATGAGTATTATTTACAAGGTGCTTCACTAAGAGCATATTTGATAGATTTTTCTGCAGGATTTATCCTTATTTTTATTTTTATCTTTTTGTTTATGTACTGGTTAATTCCGGTATATATTATCAAGAAGAAGCGGTATATACATTTTACCTTTTTTAGTCTGTTTTTTATGACGATAATTGGCATAACTGGACTAATTGCCGGATTTTGGTCGATAGAAAAAAGTTGGGATTGGAATGCCCTTATGGTAGCCTATAGATCTATTCCTAATCTAATCACTAAAGGTTTATTAGTAAGTATTGAAAATGTAGGATTGCCTTTGGGGTTACTTTTAACAAAGAAGTTTTATGAAAGCCAAACAAAACTTTTGGATATACAAAAGCAACAAAAAGAAAGTGAATTAAAATTCTTACGTTCACAAATGGAACCTCATTTCCTGTTTAATAATTTAAATTCTGTAGTTGCGCTAATAGATAGTAATACAGAAATAGCTAAAGAATACGTTAATCGTCTATCTTTAATTTATCGCTACTTAATTAAAACCAAAGATTCTGAAATTATGGAGCTTCATAAAGAAATGCGGCTCGCAGAGAATTACATATTTTTGATAGAAACCCGATTTGGTAAAGATTATAATTTTAAGATTACACAAAATACAACGCTTTCAGATAAATTTATCCCAACAGGAGCTATGCAGACATTGTTAGAAAACGTTATAAAACACAATAAACCACGACAACAAAATAACATAAAAGTTACTATAGCAATTAATGAAGATTTGATTATTGTATCTAACACTAAATCTGATTTTAAGACCAGTGAAGAATCTTTTGGAACTGGATTAGTGAATTTAAATGCAAGATATAAGTTGTTATCGGATAAGGAGATTACTATAATAAATACGGAATTGGAATATAAAATTTCGATTCCAATTATTAAACTAAGAAGTGAATCTTAA
- a CDS encoding TonB-dependent receptor domain-containing protein has protein sequence MNTSIKITLVFFLGILFSNAQNTILGTVTENTNSPLEFANIILHSSDISNSLTGAVSDNNGSYIFENIPAGNYWVEISILGFKTQKSEPFLLSKESVRKVVNFVLEEETQTLNEVVITSSRPVIRQTAEKLIVDLEKSEMVNSNLQDVMKKLPGVIVTNGKLSYGGQRNIRILINGKTTDYMDIASLLRDMPADNIAKIELVQQPGAQLDAEGSGPLINIILMKNVKLGTHGNIKLNTGYNNEFNYGASASLASYKNKLNWQMSTGYQKSTSREDLFLKRQVNNQIYDQATISPYDPTPFRVSGGLDYYINNHHSIGISARGIQTNSNRVASNNTSIIENDISNTLITAYNYDRERTIFSINPYYEFDTDNNTLVLDFNYINYKNKNIDNLYQVGQSSILYDNQRYFQDGNYEIFTYKGDYKRSFNDVFNVMVGAKYSVVDTDSDLRSFTEDSNQGFVLDIDQSNRFLVDENIIALYSKLDTKLGNWLLSGGLRWEDSNTKGTSTNTNETQTRNISKLFPSATITRKLTEEFSANLSYSYRIRRPSYNSLNSFVYYYDPYTFEEGNPNLKPEFTNSFQFSLTYDEQPFFSVNYKETTDVLFEITSQNDATGQAKRSVINLAKNENWSFRAFGPLNFIKGLDGFTGVIVSHNKYTSKNLTPKLDLARWNLIWYTSAQLKLPWGINSELTGYYSTSGVDGQFKHEWLAGLNVAVSKKFMKDQLKVNMGMNDILNRPINGVVKYDNINAEAIVDQSRQNVYLQLSYSFGSKFSRKKSRKEASKEEQNRIKDNN, from the coding sequence ATGAATACATCAATCAAAATCACGTTAGTTTTTTTCCTGGGAATTTTGTTCAGTAATGCACAAAATACAATTTTGGGAACGGTTACCGAAAACACAAATTCACCATTAGAATTTGCTAATATTATTTTACACTCATCTGATATATCGAATAGTCTGACAGGTGCTGTTAGCGATAATAATGGGAGCTATATTTTTGAAAATATTCCTGCTGGCAACTACTGGGTAGAAATTTCTATACTCGGGTTTAAAACCCAAAAATCTGAACCTTTTTTGCTTTCAAAAGAAAGTGTAAGAAAAGTAGTAAATTTTGTTCTAGAAGAAGAAACACAAACATTAAATGAGGTCGTTATAACATCTTCTAGACCCGTAATACGACAAACTGCAGAAAAATTGATTGTAGATCTTGAGAAATCTGAAATGGTAAACTCTAATCTTCAAGATGTAATGAAAAAGCTACCAGGGGTTATTGTTACCAACGGAAAACTAAGCTATGGAGGCCAACGAAATATTAGAATTTTAATAAATGGAAAGACAACTGATTATATGGATATAGCTTCACTTTTACGAGATATGCCCGCCGATAATATTGCAAAAATTGAATTAGTCCAACAGCCTGGTGCTCAATTAGATGCAGAAGGTTCTGGTCCGCTGATAAACATTATTCTAATGAAAAATGTAAAATTAGGAACTCACGGAAATATCAAACTAAATACGGGGTACAATAATGAATTTAATTATGGTGCTAGTGCTTCTTTAGCGAGTTATAAAAACAAATTAAATTGGCAAATGAGTACTGGATATCAAAAATCTACTTCTCGTGAAGATTTGTTTTTAAAGCGCCAGGTTAATAATCAAATCTATGATCAGGCTACTATTTCTCCATATGATCCAACACCGTTTCGGGTTAGTGGAGGATTAGATTACTATATAAATAATCATCATAGTATTGGAATAAGCGCAAGGGGAATTCAAACAAACTCAAACAGAGTTGCATCAAACAATACTTCTATCATTGAAAACGATATATCTAATACGTTGATAACAGCATATAATTATGATAGAGAACGAACTATTTTTAGCATTAATCCATATTATGAATTTGATACCGATAACAATACCCTTGTTTTAGACTTTAACTATATTAATTATAAGAATAAGAACATTGATAACTTGTATCAGGTTGGACAAAGTTCTATTCTGTATGATAACCAGCGTTATTTTCAGGATGGTAATTATGAGATATTTACCTATAAAGGGGATTATAAGCGATCTTTTAATGATGTTTTTAATGTAATGGTAGGTGCAAAATATTCAGTGGTAGATACAGATAGTGATTTACGTTCTTTTACAGAAGACAGCAATCAGGGTTTTGTTTTAGACATTGACCAAAGCAATCGTTTTTTGGTAGATGAAAATATCATTGCATTGTATTCTAAACTGGATACTAAATTAGGGAATTGGTTATTGTCTGGAGGTCTACGCTGGGAAGATAGTAATACCAAAGGAACATCTACTAATACTAATGAAACCCAAACAAGAAACATATCAAAACTATTTCCAAGTGCTACAATTACTAGAAAGTTAACCGAGGAATTTAGTGCAAACTTATCGTATAGTTATCGTATTCGCAGGCCTTCATATAATTCATTAAATTCCTTTGTATACTATTATGATCCCTATACTTTTGAAGAAGGTAACCCAAATCTTAAACCAGAGTTTACAAACAGTTTTCAATTTAGTTTAACGTATGATGAACAGCCGTTTTTTAGTGTTAACTATAAAGAAACTACCGATGTTTTGTTTGAAATTACCTCACAGAATGATGCTACAGGACAAGCTAAACGTTCTGTAATTAATTTAGCCAAAAATGAGAATTGGAGTTTCAGAGCATTTGGGCCATTAAACTTTATTAAAGGATTAGATGGATTTACTGGTGTTATAGTAAGTCATAATAAATATACATCTAAAAATTTAACCCCAAAACTAGATTTAGCACGATGGAATTTAATCTGGTATACGAGTGCCCAACTCAAATTACCGTGGGGTATTAATTCTGAACTTACGGGGTATTACTCAACCAGTGGGGTGGATGGACAATTTAAGCACGAATGGCTGGCAGGATTAAACGTTGCAGTGAGTAAAAAATTTATGAAAGATCAATTAAAAGTTAATATGGGAATGAACGATATTTTAAATCGCCCAATTAATGGAGTTGTAAAATATGATAATATTAATGCAGAGGCAATAGTCGATCAGTCTCGACAAAATGTGTATTTGCAACTTTCATATAGCTTTGGTTCTAAGTTTAGTAGAAAGAAAAGTAGAAAGGAAGCATCCAAAGAAGAACAAAACAGAATTAAAGACAATAATTAA